One window of the Shewanella cyperi genome contains the following:
- a CDS encoding type 2 periplasmic-binding domain-containing protein: MKKLLGSILLCLCSMQVFAGVAVIVHPSNGDSLDKKDIENIYLGKTKSFPGGGQAVPVNLEGGAVREAFDSNVLGKSASQLKAYWSQKVFTGKGTPPKEVASDAEVIGLVSSNPNIIGYIDSSQVNGSVKVIAEY, from the coding sequence ATGAAAAAACTATTGGGTTCTATTCTTCTGTGTTTGTGCTCCATGCAGGTCTTTGCCGGCGTTGCCGTGATTGTGCACCCCAGCAACGGCGATAGTCTCGACAAAAAAGACATAGAAAATATCTATCTCGGCAAGACCAAGTCCTTCCCTGGAGGAGGCCAGGCTGTGCCTGTCAACCTCGAAGGAGGGGCGGTCAGGGAGGCATTTGACAGCAACGTGCTGGGCAAGTCAGCCAGTCAGTTGAAAGCCTACTGGTCGCAGAAAGTCTTTACCGGTAAGGGCACACCACCCAAGGAAGTAGCCAGCGACGCGGAAGTCATAGGCTTGGTGTCATCCAACCCCAACATAATCGGCTATATTGATAGTAGCCAGGTAAACGGTTCGGTCAAAGTGATTGCCGAGTACTGA
- a CDS encoding methyl-accepting chemotaxis protein: MRWFNNLSIFKKVAAIFVLSVIIFAVNLGISIVSINKNRTTLNFMGEKVYQRVELANQNVLLVQRLDEVYTQAVSFADEELLGNAGNLYSSLKANLTQLQDLDGPNADALAAMLSALDAYNRMTLELARGMLDGTLDMANIGGISQKKSAAYDGLLKKIQGFKKDKVAEFKDTIQEASDRSEQSLWLTLWIGVALLVLMAVVTISIARAIGQSAGNLAHSLGELADGKGDLSHQLEVHSRDELGQVSSNFNRFLHLLAEAIQRVVNVTSPLLDSAHSLKEKMDIASGATERQSRDAGTVQHSMEEMRHSVLDISHSANQAAEAAQIAEREAMEGMAVVQRTMDISKELNREIALAADSINELARDTESVGSILNVITSIAEQTNLLALNAAIEAARAGEQGRGFAVVADEVRALASKTADATKEIREVLTRLKQAAESSVSTMDVAMSKSSENETHAQQTGQALKTIQQQIVSINGMNTHIAKATDEQSKVASQVVDNVVDMNASFEQTLAILNQVQTVSDNMSAFADELQNATSQFKL; this comes from the coding sequence ATGAGATGGTTCAATAATCTCTCCATTTTCAAAAAAGTCGCCGCCATCTTCGTGTTGTCGGTGATTATCTTCGCAGTCAATCTTGGCATCAGCATAGTCTCCATCAATAAAAACCGTACTACCCTGAACTTCATGGGGGAAAAGGTGTACCAGAGAGTCGAGCTGGCCAACCAGAACGTGCTGTTGGTGCAGCGTTTGGATGAGGTCTATACCCAGGCCGTGTCTTTTGCCGACGAGGAATTGCTGGGTAATGCCGGTAATTTATACAGCTCGCTCAAGGCCAATTTGACCCAATTGCAGGATCTGGATGGTCCCAATGCCGATGCCTTGGCTGCCATGTTGTCAGCCCTGGATGCTTATAATCGTATGACGCTGGAATTGGCGCGGGGCATGTTGGACGGCACCCTGGACATGGCCAATATTGGTGGCATCAGCCAGAAAAAGTCAGCCGCGTACGATGGCTTACTGAAAAAAATCCAGGGATTCAAGAAAGATAAGGTCGCAGAATTCAAGGACACCATCCAAGAAGCCAGCGACAGATCCGAACAAAGCCTGTGGTTGACCCTATGGATTGGGGTGGCGCTGCTGGTCTTGATGGCAGTGGTCACCATTTCCATTGCCCGAGCCATAGGCCAATCGGCCGGCAACCTGGCTCATTCCCTTGGGGAACTGGCCGACGGCAAGGGCGATCTTAGCCACCAGCTTGAGGTGCACAGTCGTGACGAGCTGGGGCAGGTTTCCAGTAACTTCAACCGCTTCCTGCATCTGTTGGCCGAGGCGATTCAGCGGGTCGTCAATGTGACATCGCCGTTGCTTGACAGCGCCCACAGCCTCAAGGAAAAAATGGATATTGCCAGTGGTGCCACAGAGCGACAAAGTCGGGACGCGGGTACTGTGCAGCATTCGATGGAAGAAATGCGTCACTCGGTGCTGGATATTTCCCACAGTGCCAATCAAGCCGCCGAAGCTGCCCAGATTGCTGAACGGGAGGCCATGGAAGGGATGGCCGTGGTGCAGCGTACCATGGATATCTCCAAGGAGCTTAACCGGGAAATCGCCCTGGCGGCAGACTCAATCAACGAGTTGGCCCGGGATACTGAGAGCGTGGGGTCCATTCTCAATGTCATCACCTCCATTGCCGAACAAACCAACCTGCTGGCATTGAATGCTGCCATTGAAGCGGCCCGTGCCGGTGAGCAGGGCAGAGGTTTTGCCGTGGTCGCCGACGAGGTGCGGGCGCTGGCGTCCAAGACCGCCGATGCCACCAAGGAAATCCGTGAAGTGCTCACCCGGCTCAAGCAGGCTGCCGAGTCATCGGTCAGCACCATGGACGTGGCCATGAGCAAATCCAGTGAAAACGAGACCCATGCACAGCAAACGGGTCAGGCGTTGAAGACCATTCAGCAACAGATCGTCAGTATCAATGGAATGAACACCCACATAGCCAAGGCCACCGATGAGCAGTCCAAAGTGGCTTCCCAGGTGGTGGACAATGTGGTGGACATGAACGCCTCCTTCGAGCAGACCCTGGCTATTCTCAATCAGGTGCAAACCGTCTCGGACAATATGTCGGCCTTCGCCGATGAGCTGCAAAACGCAACCTCTCAATTCAAGCTGTAA
- a CDS encoding cytoplasmic protein — protein sequence MAITVNSANISPNLANGSIGVKVAQLAKGQQEAEGQIAIDLINAASAPAKSAPVGNTGHNIDTTA from the coding sequence ATGGCAATCACTGTCAATTCAGCCAATATCAGCCCCAATCTCGCCAATGGCTCCATAGGCGTTAAGGTCGCGCAACTCGCCAAGGGACAGCAGGAAGCTGAAGGTCAGATAGCTATCGACCTCATTAACGCGGCCAGCGCACCTGCCAAATCCGCGCCGGTGGGCAACACAGGCCACAATATCGACACCACGGCCTGA
- a CDS encoding OmpA family protein, producing the protein MRILAVILMLISLKSWANCDSNNDLGGISFDKNSSYFGKVGSQLLDAILDPTAPGYLRLEFAINSNEGDEQLRQYNLWLAQRRIDRVREYLGNKGFAAPVVSLIRTAATDTSRNLQLIWCEESDSAPKSLVADR; encoded by the coding sequence ATGAGAATTTTAGCTGTGATTTTAATGCTGATAAGCCTAAAAAGCTGGGCCAATTGCGACAGCAATAATGACCTGGGCGGCATCAGTTTTGACAAAAATAGCTCCTACTTCGGCAAGGTCGGTAGTCAGTTACTGGACGCCATCTTAGATCCCACAGCGCCGGGATATTTACGGCTGGAATTCGCCATTAACAGCAATGAGGGTGATGAACAGCTGCGACAATACAATCTGTGGCTTGCGCAGCGCCGTATCGACAGAGTCCGGGAATACCTGGGCAACAAGGGCTTTGCTGCCCCTGTGGTCAGCCTTATCCGGACCGCCGCGACAGACACCAGCCGCAATCTGCAGCTGATTTGGTGTGAAGAATCCGACTCCGCCCCCAAAAGCCTGGTGGCCGATCGCTGA
- a CDS encoding MarR family winged helix-turn-helix transcriptional regulator has protein sequence MHDPLALENQVCFSLYTAANAMVRAYRPLLDKLDLTYPQYLAMMVLWQEEGISVKTLGGKLHLDSGTLTPLLKRLEAKGLLLRERSSEDERQRVLKLTDAGRHLRQQAEGIPQAMRCLVGGAAEELQQLKLLCDRASKLLDGSDS, from the coding sequence ATGCACGATCCGCTGGCACTGGAAAATCAGGTGTGCTTTTCCCTTTATACCGCCGCCAATGCCATGGTGCGCGCCTACCGCCCCTTGCTCGACAAGTTGGACCTGACCTATCCCCAATACCTGGCCATGATGGTGCTGTGGCAGGAGGAGGGGATCAGCGTTAAAACCCTGGGGGGCAAGTTGCACCTGGATTCGGGAACCCTGACCCCCCTGCTCAAGCGGCTGGAGGCCAAGGGATTGCTGCTGCGGGAGCGCAGCAGTGAAGACGAGCGTCAGCGGGTCCTCAAGCTCACCGACGCGGGAAGGCACCTGAGACAACAGGCCGAAGGCATACCCCAGGCCATGCGCTGCCTGGTGGGCGGGGCCGCCGAAGAGTTGCAACAGCTTAAACTGTTGTGCGACCGCGCCAGTAAGCTACTTGACGGGAGCGACAGCTGA
- a CDS encoding glycerol-3-phosphate dehydrogenase/oxidase has protein sequence MQHLDLVVIGAGINGVGVAQFARAAGYSVLLLDRGKVGGQTSANSSKLIHGGLRYLESMQLDLVRKSLKARRDLLRLAPELVRPVPFYIPIYRHSRRSVFTIGAGLSLYGLLSEFDPLGRFQRVPKLEWARFNGLRQDSLHTVFQYWDAQTDDARLTRAVAASARELGALVQEDTEVTAIRHSAAGCELELSCHGETISVAASAVVNAAGPWVNELLHRVQPPAPSERLQWVQGAHLLLDIPAFDGIFYLESCFDKRVVFVMPWYGKTLIGTTETPIDSLASEPQVTAAEQAYLLGIFRHYFPDAGSESELAQKIVARFCGVRVLPRVASDAFDAPRDTLIHTSHSHPRLLSLYGGKLTTFRDSAAEVLGWVHGRLGARTELADPDKLMLHPAPECHWDDLCVQTR, from the coding sequence ATGCAGCACCTGGATCTGGTCGTTATAGGAGCAGGTATCAACGGGGTGGGGGTGGCCCAATTTGCCCGGGCTGCCGGCTATTCGGTGCTGTTATTGGACAGGGGCAAGGTTGGCGGTCAAACGTCGGCCAATTCCAGCAAGCTTATTCACGGGGGCTTGCGCTACCTGGAGTCCATGCAGCTGGATCTGGTGCGCAAGTCCCTCAAGGCCAGACGCGATCTGTTGCGTCTGGCGCCTGAGTTGGTGCGTCCCGTTCCCTTCTATATTCCCATTTATCGCCACAGCCGCCGCAGCGTCTTCACCATAGGCGCCGGTCTCAGCCTCTATGGTCTGCTCAGCGAATTTGATCCCCTTGGCCGCTTTCAGCGGGTTCCCAAGCTTGAATGGGCCAGGTTCAATGGCTTGAGGCAAGATAGCCTGCACACAGTGTTCCAATACTGGGATGCCCAGACGGACGATGCCCGTCTGACCCGGGCGGTCGCCGCCAGCGCCCGTGAATTGGGGGCTCTGGTGCAGGAAGATACAGAAGTGACTGCCATTCGCCATTCGGCAGCGGGCTGTGAACTGGAGTTGAGCTGCCATGGTGAAACCATCAGTGTGGCGGCCTCTGCGGTGGTCAATGCCGCCGGCCCTTGGGTCAATGAGCTGTTGCATCGGGTGCAACCTCCGGCACCCAGCGAACGCCTGCAGTGGGTGCAGGGCGCGCATCTGCTGCTGGATATTCCGGCATTTGACGGCATCTTTTACCTGGAGTCCTGCTTCGACAAGCGGGTGGTGTTTGTCATGCCCTGGTATGGCAAAACCTTGATTGGCACCACGGAAACGCCAATCGACAGCTTAGCCTCAGAGCCGCAGGTGACGGCCGCAGAGCAGGCTTACCTGTTGGGAATTTTTCGCCATTACTTTCCGGACGCCGGCAGTGAGTCGGAGCTGGCGCAAAAAATTGTGGCGCGTTTTTGTGGGGTTCGGGTCTTGCCCCGGGTGGCCAGCGATGCCTTCGATGCGCCCCGTGATACCCTTATCCATACCAGTCATTCCCATCCCAGGTTGTTGAGTCTGTACGGCGGCAAGTTGACCACCTTCAGGGACAGCGCCGCGGAGGTGTTGGGTTGGGTTCATGGCCGACTGGGCGCGAGAACTGAGCTTGCAGATCCCGACAAACTGATGCTGCACCCGGCGCCCGAGTGCCATTGGGATGATTTGTGTGTGCAAACGCGTTAA
- the rlmC gene encoding 23S rRNA (uracil(747)-C(5))-methyltransferase RlmC: protein MRCDYYSQGLCRSCNHLPEPVSAQLAAKTATLTQLLEGLAVEQWLPPVSGPEHAFRNKAKMVVMGAAHAPVLGIPGPDGQPVSLCDCPLYPADMQALLHELQDFVRRAGIPPYRVDKAKGELKFILLTRSQVRGEFMLRFVLRSRDAIARIERELPGLLARWPGIKVVSVNLQPVHMARLEGEEEIFLTEATRLEEVFNAVPLFIRPKSFFQTNPTVAAALYRTAARWLEEIKPASLWDLFCGVGGFGLHCASPNVSLTGIEIEEEAIACARMSAKALGLDRISFSALDSTGFAEGQDATEVPDAIIVNPPRRGIGESLCAQLSAFAPKAILYSSCNPHTLAKDLRAIEGYRIARVQLFDMFPHTDHFEVLCLLLREARP, encoded by the coding sequence GTGCGTTGTGACTACTATTCCCAAGGTTTGTGCCGTTCGTGCAACCATTTGCCCGAGCCTGTTTCGGCGCAACTGGCCGCCAAGACGGCAACCCTGACTCAGTTGCTTGAGGGCTTGGCCGTGGAGCAGTGGCTGCCCCCCGTTTCAGGTCCCGAGCATGCTTTTCGTAACAAGGCCAAAATGGTGGTTATGGGGGCGGCCCATGCCCCTGTGCTGGGGATCCCGGGGCCCGATGGCCAACCTGTCAGCCTGTGCGATTGCCCCCTGTATCCCGCCGATATGCAGGCCCTGCTCCATGAATTGCAGGACTTTGTTCGCCGCGCCGGTATCCCGCCTTACCGGGTCGACAAGGCCAAGGGGGAGCTCAAGTTTATCCTGCTGACCCGCTCCCAGGTGCGCGGCGAATTTATGCTGCGCTTTGTGCTTCGCAGCCGTGACGCCATAGCCCGTATTGAGCGCGAGCTGCCGGGACTGCTGGCCCGTTGGCCAGGCATCAAGGTGGTGTCGGTGAACTTGCAACCCGTGCATATGGCAAGGCTGGAAGGGGAGGAGGAGATTTTTCTCACCGAGGCCACCCGGCTTGAGGAAGTGTTCAACGCCGTGCCGCTGTTTATCAGGCCCAAGAGCTTCTTCCAGACCAACCCCACAGTGGCTGCGGCCCTCTACCGCACGGCGGCCCGGTGGCTTGAGGAGATCAAACCTGCCAGTTTGTGGGATCTTTTCTGTGGGGTGGGGGGCTTTGGCTTACACTGCGCCTCGCCCAATGTCAGCCTGACCGGCATTGAAATCGAAGAAGAGGCCATCGCCTGTGCCCGCATGTCGGCCAAGGCGTTGGGGCTGGACAGGATCAGTTTCAGCGCCCTTGATTCCACCGGCTTTGCCGAAGGTCAGGACGCCACCGAGGTGCCCGATGCCATTATCGTTAACCCGCCCCGGCGTGGCATAGGCGAGAGTCTGTGTGCCCAGCTCAGTGCCTTTGCCCCCAAGGCAATACTCTATTCCAGCTGTAACCCCCACACCCTGGCCAAGGATTTGCGTGCCATCGAGGGATATAGGATTGCCAGGGTACAGCTGTTTGATATGTTCCCCCACACGGATCACTTTGAGGTGCTGTGCTTGCTGTTGCGTGAGGCGCGGCCGTAA
- a CDS encoding ATP-binding protein yields the protein MKKQLLRLFILIVASCGLIVWSFNLIYSASDQAYGYALDAEELLQQGQLGFRDLAPESIAFAPELKAQLAEGKVIALRQADDRLYFYTLIGDKLREMGPVSPRPGDSPINLLIPLLYASLALTILLLIGRVFRDLSLLQRQAIDFGRQPKRMHSHISKRSAIYPLAQGFETMTRQIVDFIQLHRDLSRTMSHEIRTPLARMRFVLELTKGQLPANYAARLSEDIDQIEALSQSYLTFARVEHHSGSQGLWVDADDWLQTLAENFSIYGEQVQLLTHCDCRASDGKVWLIPLGMELAGQNLIANALRYAQKQIRISLMADASHWTLMIEDDGQGFGEGKADLKKAFRRGESENSAGFGLGLYIVRKIAIWHQGKLRVEDSVELGGAAISLRWRRPAL from the coding sequence ATGAAAAAACAACTGCTGCGGCTGTTTATTCTGATAGTCGCCTCCTGTGGTTTGATCGTCTGGTCTTTCAACCTGATTTACAGCGCGTCGGATCAGGCCTATGGCTATGCCCTGGATGCCGAAGAGCTGCTGCAACAAGGACAGTTGGGGTTTCGCGATCTGGCTCCCGAGAGTATTGCCTTTGCGCCCGAGTTAAAGGCGCAGCTGGCCGAAGGCAAGGTTATCGCCCTGCGCCAGGCCGATGACAGGCTGTACTTTTATACCCTTATCGGGGACAAGCTCAGGGAAATGGGACCTGTGAGCCCAAGACCCGGCGATTCCCCCATTAATTTGCTGATCCCCCTGTTGTACGCCAGCCTGGCGCTGACAATTTTGCTGCTGATTGGGCGGGTATTCCGGGATCTCAGTCTGCTGCAGCGTCAGGCCATAGACTTTGGCCGTCAACCGAAACGGATGCACAGCCACATCAGCAAACGCTCGGCCATTTATCCCCTGGCGCAGGGCTTTGAAACCATGACCCGCCAGATAGTGGACTTCATTCAGTTGCATCGGGATCTGTCGCGCACCATGTCCCACGAAATCCGCACGCCGCTGGCGCGGATGCGCTTTGTGCTGGAGTTGACCAAGGGCCAGCTGCCGGCCAATTACGCCGCCAGATTATCCGAGGACATAGATCAGATAGAGGCCCTCAGCCAAAGCTACCTGACCTTTGCCAGGGTGGAGCACCACAGCGGCAGTCAGGGCCTGTGGGTGGATGCCGACGACTGGCTGCAAACCCTGGCAGAAAATTTCAGTATCTATGGTGAACAGGTGCAATTGCTGACCCACTGCGATTGCCGTGCCTCAGACGGCAAGGTCTGGCTCATCCCACTGGGCATGGAGTTGGCCGGGCAAAACCTGATTGCCAATGCCCTCAGATATGCCCAAAAGCAGATCCGCATCAGCTTGATGGCCGATGCCAGCCATTGGACCCTGATGATCGAAGACGATGGTCAGGGCTTTGGTGAGGGAAAGGCCGATCTGAAAAAGGCCTTTCGCCGTGGCGAGAGTGAAAACAGCGCCGGTTTTGGCCTGGGGCTCTACATAGTGCGCAAAATCGCCATCTGGCACCAGGGCAAACTCAGGGTGGAAGACTCGGTGGAACTCGGTGGCGCCGCCATCAGCCTGCGCTGGCGCCGTCCGGCGCTTTAA
- a CDS encoding response regulator transcription factor encodes MGSAVTILLIEDDKALAELIATFLETEGFRVVLAGSAEAAMPLLSAQEFDLIICDIMLPGQDGFDFYPTLTRLTQAPVIFMTALAESQDEIRGLELGAVDYISKPVVPALLLARIKARLRRGSDPKSQQWQHHEVSLNLSLQQLTVGERAFPLTTQETTLLWIFVHALDQVLSREYLFEQFVGRSYDGLDRAIDLKISRLRKKLDGLDIPLTIKTVHGRGYLLSYHDGPRP; translated from the coding sequence TTGGGATCTGCTGTAACTATTCTGCTGATTGAAGATGACAAGGCCCTGGCCGAATTGATCGCCACCTTCCTGGAGACCGAGGGTTTTCGGGTGGTGCTGGCCGGTTCCGCTGAGGCCGCCATGCCCCTGTTGTCGGCACAGGAATTTGATTTGATCATCTGCGACATCATGCTGCCTGGGCAGGATGGCTTTGATTTTTACCCGACCTTAACTCGCCTGACCCAGGCACCGGTGATCTTTATGACCGCCCTGGCGGAGAGCCAGGATGAGATCCGCGGTCTGGAACTGGGTGCCGTGGACTACATCAGCAAACCCGTGGTGCCCGCCCTGCTGCTGGCAAGGATCAAGGCCAGACTCAGACGCGGCAGTGACCCCAAGTCGCAACAGTGGCAACACCATGAGGTCAGCCTGAACCTCAGCCTGCAACAACTGACCGTCGGTGAGCGGGCTTTCCCCCTTACCACCCAGGAAACCACCCTGCTGTGGATCTTTGTCCACGCCCTGGATCAGGTACTAAGCCGGGAGTACTTGTTCGAGCAATTTGTCGGTCGCAGCTATGATGGCCTCGACCGGGCCATAGATCTCAAGATCAGCCGCCTGCGTAAAAAACTCGACGGTCTGGACATCCCCTTAACCATAAAAACGGTGCACGGCCGGGGGTATCTGCTCAGTTACCACGACGGCCCCCGCCCATGA
- a CDS encoding DUF3019 domain-containing protein, translating to MGMRSLLILMFALVGQPLLADEFSVNPQACATTKENLPCKIQIDIHFQGEQQQDLCLWLKHASQPLRCYQSLSELNDQLTLALEEDTALELRDANAKLLASMPLSVALYHPAPKRKRRGLNWDLL from the coding sequence ATGGGGATGAGAAGCTTGCTTATCTTGATGTTCGCCTTGGTTGGCCAGCCACTGCTTGCCGATGAATTCAGCGTCAATCCCCAGGCCTGTGCCACCACCAAGGAAAATTTGCCCTGCAAGATACAGATAGACATTCATTTCCAGGGTGAGCAACAGCAGGATCTGTGCCTGTGGCTGAAACATGCTTCCCAGCCGCTGCGCTGCTATCAATCCCTGAGCGAATTGAATGACCAACTCACCCTGGCACTGGAGGAGGACACCGCGCTGGAGCTGAGAGACGCCAATGCCAAGCTGTTGGCCTCCATGCCCCTGTCGGTCGCCCTTTATCACCCGGCACCAAAACGCAAACGACGGGGGCTCAATTGGGATCTGCTGTAA
- a CDS encoding MipA/OmpV family protein: protein MKCCKLLLLMLSLAFATQADELQTVSPGDWQISVAVGYGVLENPRAKTEDITTWVLPSWYYYGDDFYAENFTLGYSLFESDWLSLDIQGQLNEDGIFYEYDGIGKLLVADVLGFTPVRDTVRPGAKFKPESIKRKLSYMGGPSATWYTPAFDMTTALMYDVTGVHNGYEWQLSLKKAFAWSWGAAGIEAGGVYKSEELVTYYYGIRPKEFAGRVPRGGRMDASSNWYVKAVFNVPLTDSLTLVATAKHTWLGSEIRNSILIDQDDYFAGFIGISYGF from the coding sequence ATGAAATGCTGCAAACTGTTACTGCTGATGCTGTCGTTGGCCTTTGCTACTCAGGCCGATGAATTGCAAACAGTGAGCCCGGGAGACTGGCAGATCTCGGTGGCTGTGGGCTATGGCGTGCTTGAAAACCCCAGAGCCAAGACCGAGGACATTACCACCTGGGTGCTGCCCAGCTGGTATTACTATGGTGACGATTTCTATGCCGAAAACTTCACCCTGGGCTACAGCCTGTTCGAAAGTGACTGGCTGAGCCTGGATATTCAGGGCCAGCTCAATGAGGACGGCATTTTTTACGAATACGACGGTATCGGCAAACTCCTGGTGGCCGATGTGCTGGGCTTTACACCGGTAAGAGATACAGTGCGCCCAGGGGCCAAATTCAAACCCGAATCCATCAAACGCAAGCTGTCCTATATGGGCGGCCCCAGTGCCACCTGGTATACCCCGGCCTTCGATATGACTACGGCACTGATGTATGACGTCACCGGTGTGCACAATGGTTACGAGTGGCAATTGAGCCTGAAAAAAGCCTTCGCCTGGTCCTGGGGCGCTGCCGGCATAGAAGCCGGTGGAGTCTACAAAAGCGAAGAACTGGTGACCTATTACTATGGCATTCGCCCCAAGGAGTTTGCCGGCAGGGTTCCCCGCGGTGGCCGCATGGATGCCAGCAGCAATTGGTATGTTAAGGCCGTGTTCAATGTCCCTCTGACCGACAGCCTGACCCTGGTTGCCACCGCCAAACACACCTGGCTCGGCAGCGAGATCCGCAACAGCATCCTTATCGATCAGGATGATTACTTTGCCGGTTTCATCGGCATAAGTTACGGATTCTAG